In Gemmata obscuriglobus, a single genomic region encodes these proteins:
- a CDS encoding transposase, translating to MWPWTASACAGAGTGTGRARTGWPGTCPPAAAVLGQIRVDAQTNEHQAALALLGIVPVGGSVLTGGATFCPRDVAAAVVDGGGHYVLTAKDNQPGLVADIEAGLGFEDAARGLAAATSP from the coding sequence ATGTGGCCCTGGACGGCAAGTGCCTGCGCGGGAGCCGGGACGGGGACGGGCCGGGCCCGCACCGGGTGGCCCGGCACGTGCCCGCCCGCCGCGGCGGTGCTCGGCCAGATCCGGGTGGACGCCCAGACGAACGAGCACCAGGCGGCCCTGGCGTTGCTCGGGATCGTCCCGGTGGGCGGCTCGGTTTTGACCGGGGGTGCCACGTTCTGCCCGCGGGACGTGGCCGCGGCGGTGGTCGACGGCGGGGGCCATTACGTGCTCACGGCCAAGGACAACCAACCCGGCCTGGTGGCCGACATCGAGGCCGGGTTGGGGTTCGAGGACGCCGCCCGAGGGCTCGCGGCGGCCACGTCCCCCTGA
- a CDS encoding ISAs1 family transposase: MDPGHGRIETRTVRATPLLTCHDRWTGLKHGSRITRARMVKGVTTVEVLHGITSRPVERADARALLGLVRSHWRIENQRHDVRDVTLGADACRVRKGAAPQVLAALRNAAIHRLATVPADRTPEALE, from the coding sequence GTGGACCCGGGGCACGGGCGGATCGAGACGCGGACCGTGCGGGCCACCCCGCTGCTGACGTGCCACGATCGGTGGACCGGATTGAAGCACGGGTCCCGCATCACCCGTGCGCGGATGGTCAAGGGTGTGACCACCGTGGAGGTGCTGCACGGGATCACCAGCCGGCCGGTCGAGCGGGCCGACGCGCGAGCACTTCTGGGCCTGGTGCGGTCCCATTGGCGCATCGAGAACCAACGCCACGACGTGCGCGATGTGACCTTGGGCGCGGATGCGTGCCGGGTCCGCAAGGGGGCCGCACCGCAGGTGCTCGCGGCCCTCCGCAACGCCGCCATTCACCGGCTCGCCACCGTACCCGCCGACCGCACGCCCGAAGCACTCGAATAG
- a CDS encoding IS5/IS1182 family transposase, with product MIARLDNLRQHRVVFEHLTGLTIAAFDALVRDVAPVVEAGHRQKLNRPDRQRAVGGGDHFDLSTADQLLLTVIWLRQYPTNEVLGFLFGVSDSTASRVRTRCVPALAQAGRDTMRMPDPGAARRKRLPAVLSDTPELAVIVDSFEQRTQRPKRSQRAYYSGKKKAHTLKSQVTVDEASGRIVHVSESVPGRWADIKLLKRSRMLGRLPDRVGALGDLGYTGIRDLHPSGACPRRKPRGQERPPEDRKYNRAFSRRRIGVEHAIGRPRRFRSLAHVNRHRRPGHALRVRAVAGLVNRMLDHRAKAA from the coding sequence ATGATCGCGCGTCTGGACAATCTGCGGCAGCATCGGGTGGTGTTTGAGCACCTGACCGGGTTGACAATCGCGGCGTTCGACGCGCTGGTGCGTGACGTGGCCCCGGTGGTGGAGGCGGGGCACCGCCAGAAGCTCAACCGTCCGGACCGGCAGCGGGCGGTGGGCGGGGGCGACCACTTCGACCTGAGCACCGCGGACCAATTGCTGCTCACCGTCATCTGGCTGCGCCAGTACCCGACCAACGAGGTGCTCGGGTTCCTGTTCGGGGTGTCCGACTCGACCGCCAGCCGGGTCCGGACCCGGTGCGTGCCGGCCCTGGCCCAGGCCGGCCGAGACACGATGCGGATGCCGGACCCGGGGGCCGCCCGCCGCAAGCGGTTGCCGGCGGTGCTGAGTGACACCCCCGAGCTGGCGGTCATCGTGGACTCGTTCGAGCAGCGGACCCAGCGGCCGAAGCGGAGCCAGCGGGCGTACTACTCGGGCAAGAAGAAGGCGCACACGCTCAAGAGCCAGGTGACCGTGGACGAGGCGTCCGGGCGCATCGTCCACGTGTCCGAGTCGGTGCCCGGGCGGTGGGCCGACATCAAGCTCCTCAAGAGGTCCCGGATGCTGGGGCGGTTGCCGGACCGGGTCGGGGCACTCGGGGACCTGGGTTACACCGGGATCCGGGACCTGCACCCGTCGGGCGCGTGCCCGCGCCGCAAGCCCCGCGGGCAGGAGCGGCCGCCCGAGGACCGCAAGTACAACCGCGCGTTCAGTCGCCGCCGGATCGGGGTCGAGCATGCGATCGGCCGGCCCCGCCGGTTCCGTTCGCTGGCCCACGTGAACCGGCACCGGCGGCCCGGGCACGCGCTGCGGGTTCGGGCCGTGGCCGGGTTAGTCAATCGGATGCTCGACCACCGGGCCAAGGCCGCTTGA
- a CDS encoding helix-turn-helix domain-containing protein: MAAKAVMTERQQQVLQAMVVSRSCARGLAHRAEISLLAFDGLKNEEIAQQLGCERHGIGTWRRRWQDAFERLTVIECVEKPPAVRAAIEAVLGDLPRAGCGGTFTAEQIARILAVTCEPPGKSGRPVTHWTPRELTEEVLKRGIVTSISVRQVGRFLKGCNRSGSRGKQRFQGKRSWGALPAFARRFSPFGYAIATSGHVR, from the coding sequence ATGGCAGCCAAGGCGGTCATGACCGAACGTCAGCAGCAGGTGCTGCAAGCGATGGTCGTTTCGCGGTCGTGCGCGCGCGGGTTGGCCCACCGCGCGGAAATCAGCCTGCTCGCGTTCGATGGTCTCAAGAACGAAGAGATCGCCCAACAGCTCGGGTGTGAGCGGCACGGCATCGGCACCTGGCGACGGCGGTGGCAGGACGCGTTCGAGCGGTTGACGGTCATCGAATGCGTCGAGAAACCGCCGGCGGTGCGTGCCGCCATTGAAGCGGTACTCGGCGATTTGCCGCGGGCCGGTTGCGGGGGCACGTTCACGGCCGAACAGATCGCCCGGATCTTGGCGGTGACCTGCGAACCACCCGGGAAGTCGGGGCGACCGGTCACCCACTGGACCCCGCGTGAGTTGACCGAAGAGGTCCTCAAGCGCGGCATTGTGACCTCGATTTCCGTCCGACAGGTCGGACGCTTTTTAAAAGGGTGTAACCGGTCGGGCTCTCGCGGAAAGCAACGTTTTCAAGGTAAGCGTTCATGGGGGGCGCTGCCCGCTTTTGCCCGTCGTTTTAGCCCGTTTGGATACGCGATTGCCACAAGCGGGCATGTTCGGTAA
- a CDS encoding IS66-like element ISGob1 family transposase — MTPVPQPPELPDNLPPAVVAYIRALEATITALVAEVAELKARLNPNSTNSSKPPSSDPPQVKPAPPKAPSGRRRGGQPGHPRAERTLLPPDEIRTLKPSVCRDCSRPLAGDDPAPAIHQVHELPVIKPHVTEYRCHRLRCHHCGTTTVAPVPSEARTGYGPRAQAVAAVLTGSCRLGKRGTSQLFGDLFGRPLSPAMVCKLQHTTAQARAPVAEAALVYTRAHPANVDETGWTQGRQRSWLWVAVTTLVVAFLIRRTRGRSAFDDLRGGSAQVHTTDRYPVYTHLPKHRRQVCWAHLRRDFQAMIDRANPGSGLGADLLAGSDELFEHWYRVRDGTLARSTCARVYARGVGARVRAHLGRGVECGCPKTAAVCRELLALEPSLWTFVRVPGVEPTNNAAEREVRHAVCWRKTSFGTDSEAGSRFVERILTVIASCRRQGRNVLVFLTDAVTAHRTGATPPTLIPVPAQQPSVRSPALAGC, encoded by the coding sequence ATGACGCCTGTTCCTCAACCGCCGGAACTGCCCGATAACCTACCACCGGCGGTGGTGGCGTATATTCGCGCCTTGGAGGCCACGATCACCGCTCTGGTGGCCGAGGTCGCCGAACTCAAGGCCCGACTCAACCCGAACTCCACCAACTCGTCGAAGCCGCCCTCGTCCGATCCTCCGCAGGTGAAACCGGCCCCGCCCAAGGCCCCTTCGGGGAGGCGTCGGGGCGGGCAACCGGGGCATCCCAGGGCCGAGCGCACGCTCCTGCCACCCGATGAGATCCGGACCCTCAAGCCGTCCGTGTGCCGGGACTGCTCGCGGCCGCTGGCCGGAGACGATCCGGCTCCGGCCATTCATCAGGTCCACGAGTTGCCCGTTATCAAACCCCACGTGACCGAGTACCGGTGCCACCGGCTCCGGTGCCACCACTGCGGCACCACGACCGTCGCCCCGGTGCCGTCGGAGGCGCGCACCGGATACGGACCTCGTGCCCAGGCCGTGGCCGCCGTGCTCACCGGGTCGTGCCGGCTGGGCAAGCGGGGCACGAGCCAACTGTTCGGCGACCTGTTCGGACGGCCCCTGTCCCCGGCGATGGTGTGCAAGCTCCAGCACACCACGGCCCAGGCGCGAGCCCCGGTGGCCGAGGCGGCCCTGGTGTACACCCGCGCCCATCCGGCCAACGTGGACGAGACGGGCTGGACCCAAGGGCGCCAGCGGTCCTGGCTGTGGGTGGCCGTGACGACCTTGGTGGTCGCATTCTTGATCCGCCGGACCCGGGGCCGGAGCGCGTTCGACGACCTCCGAGGCGGCTCGGCCCAGGTTCACACCACGGACCGATACCCGGTATATACGCACCTCCCGAAGCACCGGCGCCAGGTGTGTTGGGCGCACCTGCGGCGGGACTTCCAGGCCATGATCGACCGAGCCAACCCGGGTTCCGGGCTCGGCGCCGACCTGCTGGCCGGTTCGGACGAGTTGTTCGAGCATTGGTACCGGGTGCGGGACGGCACGTTGGCCCGGTCGACGTGCGCTCGCGTATACGCCCGCGGGGTGGGGGCCCGGGTGCGCGCGCACCTGGGGCGAGGTGTCGAGTGCGGGTGCCCCAAGACGGCCGCCGTGTGCCGCGAGTTGCTGGCGCTCGAGCCGTCGTTGTGGACGTTCGTCCGGGTGCCCGGGGTCGAGCCCACCAACAACGCGGCCGAGCGCGAGGTGCGGCACGCGGTGTGTTGGCGGAAGACCAGCTTCGGCACCGACAGTGAGGCCGGGAGTCGGTTCGTGGAGCGAATCCTCACGGTCATCGCGTCGTGCCGCCGCCAGGGCCGCAACGTGCTCGTGTTCCTCACCGACGCCGTCACCGCACACCGCACCGGGGCAACCCCACCAACCCTGATCCCGGTCCCGGCACAACAACCATCGGTGAGGAGCCCGGCTCTCGCCGGCTGTTGA